The Candidatus Endomicrobium procryptotermitis genome has a window encoding:
- a CDS encoding DNA translocase FtsK — MAGKKKEKNKKQKINNADRNREVAALFFVLAAFICAYAIIVPENSGIIGKAFSEVMSQMFGTGTYILPFIFLWFFVVHISKSMELRERMDFIWSVACMVSGTVLFSFSGILFEVNTAGGWLGNKLYPFLEQLLGITLGFCIVSIIFIYSIARLFRISFSSAVYHFIRDFVEKPDKEEKSKPNVLEKKQEPPIFQSETEIAKFEPLKPNIVNKKEREEKLNKEKTEKEKQKTEKAIGKDFDYRLPPTNILKNDQTTSFETKKEQLLERAELLRTTLADFDITAEVKDIIPGPVVTRYDLVLAPGVKIQAVTNIIDNISLAMRTSSIRVVPVPEKAAVGIEVPNPESVIVGLRGILESRTFENSKSLLSLALGKTTDGEGYVANLTSMPHLLIAGATGSGKSVGIHTIILSILYKARPDEVKFMIIDPKRVEMPIYNDIPHLYNPCTSSADADIITNPREAASSLKKLVNVMDERYNRFAKEMVRNIEDYNNKMFETGREKEFYIVVIIDELADLMLVAQKEIEDSIQRLAQMARAVGIHLILATQRPSVNVITGVIKANFPARLSFQTTSKIDSRVILDALGAEDLIGKGDMLFLPPGEARPVRLQGAFVSLKEAEKIINFIKEQNFPRIYEPIAVEVSAETENPERERNLKDLIPALILINERRRISQDLLKANFGSSARATNILSILEMKGFITKPEGTNKWHINYDRINEYLERIS; from the coding sequence GTGGCCGGAAAGAAAAAAGAAAAAAATAAAAAACAAAAAATAAATAATGCAGATAGAAACAGGGAAGTTGCAGCCCTGTTTTTTGTTTTGGCTGCATTTATATGTGCCTATGCCATAATAGTGCCTGAGAATTCCGGTATAATAGGCAAAGCGTTTTCGGAAGTGATGTCACAGATGTTCGGTACTGGAACATATATTCTTCCTTTTATTTTTCTTTGGTTTTTTGTAGTTCATATAAGTAAATCTATGGAGTTACGAGAGAGAATGGACTTTATATGGTCTGTCGCGTGCATGGTATCAGGAACTGTGTTGTTTTCTTTTTCCGGCATTTTATTTGAGGTAAATACTGCTGGCGGCTGGCTTGGAAACAAACTATATCCTTTTTTAGAGCAACTTTTAGGTATTACGCTTGGCTTTTGCATTGTTTCTATCATTTTCATATATTCCATCGCAAGACTATTCAGAATTTCATTTAGTTCGGCCGTATACCATTTTATCAGAGATTTTGTGGAAAAACCCGATAAGGAAGAAAAATCTAAACCGAATGTTTTGGAAAAAAAGCAGGAACCGCCTATTTTTCAATCGGAAACTGAGATTGCAAAATTTGAACCTCTAAAACCCAATATTGTCAACAAAAAAGAAAGAGAAGAAAAATTAAATAAAGAAAAGACCGAAAAAGAAAAACAAAAAACTGAAAAAGCAATAGGCAAAGATTTTGATTACCGACTGCCTCCGACCAATATACTTAAAAATGATCAGACAACGAGTTTCGAAACAAAGAAAGAACAACTGCTTGAAAGAGCTGAACTTTTAAGAACTACACTTGCCGATTTTGACATAACAGCCGAAGTTAAAGATATTATTCCAGGTCCCGTAGTTACGCGTTACGATTTGGTTTTGGCTCCCGGAGTTAAAATACAGGCCGTTACGAATATTATTGACAACATATCTCTTGCAATGAGAACTTCTTCTATAAGAGTCGTCCCTGTTCCAGAAAAAGCAGCTGTAGGCATAGAAGTCCCAAATCCAGAAAGCGTAATCGTCGGATTGCGCGGAATCCTTGAAAGCCGCACTTTTGAAAATTCAAAATCTCTGTTGTCGCTGGCTTTGGGAAAAACTACGGATGGAGAAGGCTATGTCGCAAATCTGACTTCAATGCCTCATTTGCTTATAGCAGGCGCTACGGGTTCGGGTAAAAGCGTAGGAATACATACAATAATTCTTTCGATTTTATATAAAGCCCGTCCCGATGAAGTAAAATTTATGATTATAGATCCAAAACGCGTCGAAATGCCAATCTATAATGATATACCTCATCTTTACAATCCATGTACATCATCTGCCGATGCGGACATTATCACAAATCCGCGGGAAGCAGCCTCGTCGCTTAAAAAGCTTGTCAATGTCATGGACGAAAGATATAACAGATTTGCCAAAGAAATGGTAAGAAATATAGAAGATTATAATAATAAAATGTTCGAAACAGGAAGAGAAAAAGAGTTTTATATTGTCGTCATCATAGATGAACTTGCAGATTTAATGCTCGTGGCACAGAAAGAAATCGAAGATTCTATACAAAGGCTTGCACAGATGGCAAGAGCCGTAGGAATACATTTGATTCTTGCCACACAAAGACCTTCAGTTAACGTTATTACAGGCGTTATTAAAGCAAATTTCCCCGCACGGTTGTCATTTCAGACAACTTCAAAAATAGATTCGCGCGTAATTTTAGATGCTTTAGGTGCGGAAGATTTAATAGGCAAAGGAGATATGTTATTTCTGCCTCCCGGAGAAGCTAGACCTGTACGTTTACAGGGCGCTTTCGTATCTTTAAAAGAAGCCGAAAAAATAATAAACTTTATAAAAGAACAAAACTTTCCGCGTATTTATGAGCCGATAGCAGTAGAAGTTTCTGCCGAAACTGAAAATCCTGAACGGGAAAGAAACTTAAAAGATTTGATTCCAGCTCTTATTCTTATAAATGAACGCAGAAGAATTTCACAGGATTTGCTTAAAGCTAATTTCGGCAGTTCTGCGCGGGCAACCAATATACTCAGCATTCTCGAAATGAAAGGATTTATTACAAAGCCAGAAGGAACTAACAAATGGCATATAAATTATGATAGAATAAATGAATATCTAGAAAGGATCTCTTAG
- a CDS encoding winged helix-turn-helix domain-containing protein has product MTEMIDRIGSAAGEIWKYLNENGESSPIKIKANLGLSNTMLYLALGWLSRENKVTIIQSDYSYRISLK; this is encoded by the coding sequence ATGACAGAAATGATTGACAGAATAGGGTCCGCGGCGGGAGAAATTTGGAAATATTTAAATGAGAACGGAGAATCTTCTCCGATAAAAATTAAGGCAAATTTAGGCTTGTCGAATACCATGCTTTATCTTGCTTTAGGTTGGCTTTCAAGGGAAAACAAGGTAACTATAATACAGAGCGATTACAGCTACAGAATTTCTCTTAAATAA
- a CDS encoding polyribonucleotide nucleotidyltransferase — protein MEYLKKEIEVAGKKIIIECGKMAKQASGSCLVKSGDTTVLVSAVGSKEPKSGTDFMPLTVDYRERTFAAGKIPGGFFKREARPRDSEILVSRLIDRSIRPLFPEYWRNDTQISAIVLSHDGENDADIAAILGASVALTASELPFAVPIASVRIGRVNGQFIVNPLRSEQKESELDLVVSGTEEALTMVEAGALELSESEMLDALNLAKETIKEICKFQKSLPTKVKTTVSEPVVNEPLKADIESEAVSKAEECVIIKEKDERDAFWAAFKKDITARMLEKYPEEAAAISMILEDIFYKKARELVLNKRVRSDGRGLEDVRPITCEVDILPRVHGSGLFTRGQTQALATVTLGTPGDMQIMDELSGEYKERFMLHYNFPGFATGEPKGERSTSRREIGHGALAKRALRPILPKEEDFGYTIRIVSDILESNGSSSMASVCGGSLALFNAGVPVKSSCAGVAMGLMKEGDNYVILTDIMGMEDHLGDMDFKVAGTRKGITALQMDIKISGLTTEILAQSLEQAKRGRMFILDKMDAVISVPKPSISDFAPQMVSIMIPQNKIGELIGPGGKNIRKIQEETNAKIDIEETGKVYISGTDAEGVQHAKDYVELLTAEVEVGKIYKGRIVKIMAFGAFAEVLPGKEGLIHISQLAEKHTKKVEDVVKEGDEVTVKVIEIDKQGRVNLSMKAAKQ, from the coding sequence GTGGAGTATTTAAAAAAAGAAATTGAAGTTGCCGGGAAAAAAATTATTATAGAATGCGGTAAAATGGCAAAACAGGCGAGCGGTTCGTGCCTTGTCAAATCTGGAGATACGACTGTTTTAGTCAGTGCAGTCGGGTCAAAAGAGCCTAAATCTGGAACGGATTTTATGCCTTTGACCGTAGATTATAGAGAAAGAACATTTGCCGCAGGGAAAATTCCCGGCGGCTTTTTTAAAAGAGAAGCAAGACCCAGAGACAGCGAGATACTTGTAAGCAGGCTTATAGACAGAAGCATAAGGCCTCTTTTTCCTGAATACTGGAGAAATGATACACAGATTTCTGCAATTGTTCTTTCGCATGACGGAGAAAATGACGCCGATATTGCGGCTATTTTGGGCGCATCGGTGGCTTTAACGGCTTCGGAGTTGCCTTTTGCGGTGCCTATTGCATCTGTCAGAATAGGCAGGGTAAATGGACAATTTATTGTAAATCCTTTGAGATCCGAACAAAAAGAAAGCGAATTGGATTTAGTTGTAAGCGGTACGGAAGAAGCCTTGACAATGGTTGAAGCAGGCGCTTTGGAGCTTTCCGAATCGGAAATGCTTGATGCTTTAAATCTTGCCAAAGAAACCATAAAAGAAATTTGTAAATTTCAGAAAAGTTTGCCTACAAAAGTTAAAACAACTGTGTCCGAGCCTGTAGTTAATGAACCTCTAAAAGCCGATATTGAGTCCGAAGCTGTATCAAAAGCCGAAGAGTGTGTAATTATCAAAGAAAAAGACGAAAGAGATGCTTTTTGGGCAGCGTTTAAAAAAGATATTACCGCAAGAATGCTTGAAAAATATCCCGAAGAAGCGGCTGCAATAAGCATGATTCTTGAAGATATCTTTTATAAGAAAGCAAGAGAGCTTGTTTTAAATAAAAGAGTTCGCAGCGATGGGCGCGGACTTGAAGATGTAAGACCTATAACATGTGAAGTCGATATTCTTCCCAGAGTTCACGGGTCAGGACTATTTACAAGAGGGCAGACTCAGGCATTAGCTACAGTTACGCTTGGCACACCTGGAGACATGCAAATAATGGATGAACTTTCTGGAGAATATAAAGAGCGTTTTATGCTGCATTACAATTTTCCGGGATTTGCCACAGGAGAGCCTAAAGGCGAAAGATCTACAAGCAGAAGAGAAATAGGCCACGGCGCTTTGGCAAAAAGAGCTTTAAGACCTATTCTTCCGAAAGAAGAGGATTTTGGATACACCATAAGAATAGTGTCGGATATTCTGGAATCCAACGGTTCTTCTTCAATGGCTTCGGTTTGTGGAGGTTCGCTTGCTTTGTTTAACGCCGGCGTTCCTGTTAAATCAAGCTGTGCAGGTGTGGCTATGGGACTTATGAAAGAAGGCGATAATTATGTCATCCTTACGGATATTATGGGAATGGAAGATCATCTGGGCGATATGGATTTTAAAGTCGCAGGCACAAGAAAAGGCATTACGGCTTTGCAGATGGATATAAAAATTTCAGGTCTTACTACAGAAATTCTTGCTCAGTCGCTGGAACAGGCAAAACGCGGAAGAATGTTTATTTTAGATAAAATGGACGCGGTAATTTCCGTTCCTAAACCATCAATATCGGATTTTGCTCCACAGATGGTAAGCATTATGATTCCGCAAAATAAAATCGGCGAACTTATCGGTCCCGGCGGAAAAAATATAAGAAAAATTCAGGAAGAGACAAATGCTAAAATTGATATAGAAGAAACCGGAAAAGTATATATTTCAGGAACCGACGCCGAAGGCGTTCAGCATGCGAAAGATTATGTAGAATTATTGACGGCTGAAGTTGAGGTCGGGAAAATATATAAAGGAAGAATAGTTAAGATTATGGCTTTCGGCGCTTTTGCAGAAGTCCTTCCAGGAAAAGAAGGGCTGATACATATTTCACAGCTTGCGGAAAAACATACAAAAAAAGTTGAAGATGTAGTTAAAGAAGGTGATGAAGTAACGGTTAAAGTTATAGAAATTGACAAGCAGGGAAGAGTAAATCTCAGCATGAAGGCCGCAAAGCAATAG
- a CDS encoding phosphatidylglycerophosphatase A: protein MHKMILFFSSVCGAGYVKYAPGTAGSLVGILIWAFFIPENFIFQAAAVIFMFFASVLFSSLAEKIYGKKDDQRIVIDEVAGIWLAVVFLPKTILFLFLAFVLFRIFDVSKPLFIKNLQKIKGGFGITADDMAAGVVTNIILQIFNIILK, encoded by the coding sequence ATGCATAAAATGATATTATTTTTTTCATCGGTTTGCGGGGCAGGATATGTGAAATATGCTCCGGGAACAGCCGGAAGTCTTGTCGGAATTTTGATTTGGGCATTTTTTATTCCGGAAAACTTTATCTTTCAGGCTGCCGCAGTAATATTTATGTTTTTTGCTTCGGTATTATTTTCATCTCTTGCGGAAAAAATTTACGGCAAAAAAGATGACCAGAGAATAGTAATAGACGAAGTTGCAGGCATATGGCTTGCGGTAGTGTTTTTACCTAAGACGATTTTGTTTTTATTTTTGGCTTTTGTGCTGTTTAGGATATTTGACGTTTCAAAACCGCTGTTTATAAAAAATCTTCAGAAAATAAAAGGCGGGTTTGGAATAACTGCTGACGATATGGCCGCAGGAGTTGTCACGAATATAATTTTGCAGATTTTTAATATAATTTTAAAATGA
- a CDS encoding MBL fold metallo-hydrolase, whose protein sequence is MIKVKKIISGRIEANCYIVYDVDSLHALIVDPGEDGDKVVAEIEKNALKPQLLINTHGHYDHILADELIRLKYKIPLAAHKEEASILADPQLNVSALFGNPQSVKTPEMQLEDNQEVSLSFTKFTVIHTPGHTKGGICLLFDDFIITGDILFAGTIGRTDFPGGDFGEIICSLEKIKKLNPSIVIYPGHGSRTTLANELQHNPYLNGTYDKY, encoded by the coding sequence ATGATAAAAGTAAAAAAGATAATATCAGGACGCATTGAAGCCAACTGCTACATAGTTTATGACGTGGATTCTTTGCATGCCTTAATAGTTGATCCCGGCGAAGACGGAGATAAAGTTGTCGCTGAAATAGAAAAAAATGCTTTAAAACCGCAGTTGCTCATCAACACTCACGGGCATTACGACCATATTCTTGCGGACGAATTGATACGCTTGAAATACAAAATACCTTTGGCCGCTCATAAAGAAGAAGCGAGCATTCTTGCCGACCCGCAGCTCAACGTTTCGGCACTGTTTGGCAATCCGCAGTCCGTGAAAACTCCGGAAATGCAGCTTGAAGACAATCAGGAAGTCAGCCTTTCTTTTACGAAATTTACGGTCATTCACACTCCCGGACACACTAAAGGAGGCATTTGCCTTTTATTTGACGATTTTATAATAACCGGAGATATTTTGTTTGCTGGAACAATCGGCAGGACAGACTTTCCAGGTGGAGATTTTGGAGAAATCATCTGCTCTCTTGAGAAAATCAAAAAATTAAATCCTTCCATTGTAATTTATCCGGGACACGGAAGCCGTACGACACTTGCGAACGAACTCCAACACAATCCTTATCTTAATGGAACTTATGATAAATATTAA
- a CDS encoding DUF4115 domain-containing protein, producing MKELGKILKEKRKELSLDLEKVHAATKIQEKYISAIEEGDKTVFTAEIYYKSFVKSYSKFLGFNGIELLIEYEKRKCDKNEEENCQQNKNGRKSQKSIKERGSDLKKLFATVLVAGILFATFLYLSKNISVLTEDTDKILDFKQKKIQFQKIQELQMKQEHLEYIPQKVISTEEENKNKELNPFPKEQQSAQAKNDTKTALSERKIQEKQELVINAVENVWIKVEGDGREIFQGTIVKGTKKEWKANNDFVVNIGYTPGATIYFNGDEINAGKGAVNDVNMLVLKRRL from the coding sequence ATGAAAGAACTCGGAAAGATTTTAAAAGAAAAACGTAAAGAGCTTAGTCTAGACTTAGAAAAAGTACACGCGGCGACAAAGATTCAGGAAAAGTACATTTCAGCTATTGAAGAAGGCGATAAGACGGTATTTACAGCTGAAATTTATTATAAAAGTTTTGTAAAGTCGTATTCAAAATTTTTAGGTTTTAACGGAATAGAGCTGCTTATAGAGTATGAAAAAAGAAAATGCGATAAAAATGAAGAAGAAAACTGTCAGCAAAATAAAAACGGCAGAAAATCTCAAAAATCAATTAAAGAAAGAGGCAGCGATTTAAAAAAGCTTTTTGCCACGGTATTGGTAGCAGGCATTTTGTTTGCTACTTTTTTATATCTCAGTAAAAATATTTCAGTTTTGACTGAGGATACAGATAAAATTTTAGATTTTAAACAGAAAAAAATACAGTTTCAGAAAATTCAGGAACTACAAATGAAACAGGAACATTTGGAATATATACCTCAGAAGGTCATATCAACCGAAGAAGAAAATAAGAACAAAGAATTGAACCCTTTTCCTAAAGAACAACAAAGCGCTCAGGCGAAAAACGATACTAAAACAGCACTTTCAGAAAGAAAGATACAGGAAAAACAGGAACTTGTAATTAATGCAGTAGAAAATGTGTGGATAAAAGTCGAAGGAGACGGAAGAGAAATATTTCAGGGAACCATAGTGAAAGGTACGAAAAAAGAATGGAAGGCAAACAATGATTTTGTCGTAAATATAGGATATACTCCAGGCGCCACCATTTATTTTAACGGAGATGAGATCAACGCAGGAAAAGGCGCGGTTAACGACGTCAATATGTTGGTTTTAAAGAGGCGGCTTTAA
- the accB gene encoding acetyl-CoA carboxylase biotin carboxyl carrier protein: MANDIKDKVKSLYEIMKDEKIEELEVNSKDYKLRIKRKNPDKTKPHVFSPSAKVPETVEITLQNRQPKHEPPSGLGETIKSPITGVFYKSPSPSSPVFVKEGDTVETGKTLCIVEAMKVMNEIKATFKVKIIKILVENGKPVNSGQDLFEVEKV, encoded by the coding sequence ATGGCCAATGACATTAAAGATAAAGTAAAATCTCTTTATGAAATAATGAAAGATGAAAAAATTGAGGAATTGGAAGTAAATTCCAAAGATTACAAACTTCGCATTAAAAGAAAGAATCCCGACAAAACAAAACCACATGTTTTTTCTCCTTCGGCAAAAGTTCCGGAAACTGTGGAAATCACCTTGCAGAACCGACAGCCTAAACATGAACCACCATCAGGTTTGGGAGAAACAATAAAATCTCCCATAACGGGAGTTTTTTATAAGTCACCATCGCCGTCTTCCCCTGTATTTGTCAAAGAAGGAGATACGGTCGAAACAGGAAAAACTTTGTGTATTGTCGAAGCCATGAAAGTTATGAATGAAATAAAAGCCACGTTTAAAGTGAAAATCATAAAAATTCTTGTCGAAAACGGCAAGCCCGTAAATTCTGGGCAGGATTTGTTTGAAGTAGAAAAAGTTTAA
- the xerD gene encoding site-specific tyrosine recombinase XerD, which produces MININKTLNDFISYITVEKGLSKNTISAYRSDLNKFFEFCKKKALEPENLQHNDITDFLWEIKNEGLKPRSIYRMIESLRQFYKFLNIENLLKNNPTSYLTAPKISEDLPGMLSFEEVELLLSSVNGSDEMNIRNRAMIEVLYATGLRVSELINLKFSNINIDEAFLKVFGKGSKERLIPFGAKARYFLDIYLRKRKPVVDKDEHIFISRLGKKLSRVEFWRQLKNIAKNAGIAKNITPHTLRHSFASHLLTGGADIRFVQEMLGHSSISTTQIYTHIDNNKLKQQHKKYHPRG; this is translated from the coding sequence ATGATAAATATTAATAAGACTTTAAACGATTTTATAAGCTATATAACCGTTGAAAAAGGGTTATCAAAAAATACCATTTCGGCATATAGATCGGACTTAAATAAATTTTTTGAGTTCTGTAAAAAAAAAGCTCTCGAACCCGAAAATTTGCAGCATAATGACATAACAGATTTTTTATGGGAAATAAAAAATGAAGGCTTAAAGCCGCGTTCGATTTACAGAATGATTGAATCTTTAAGACAGTTTTATAAATTTTTAAATATTGAAAATTTACTAAAAAATAATCCTACATCATATCTTACGGCCCCGAAAATTTCCGAAGACCTTCCAGGAATGCTTTCTTTTGAAGAAGTTGAACTTCTTTTAAGTTCGGTTAACGGTTCTGATGAAATGAACATAAGAAACAGAGCCATGATTGAAGTTCTGTATGCCACCGGATTAAGAGTATCAGAACTTATAAACTTAAAATTTTCAAACATTAACATTGATGAGGCTTTTCTTAAAGTTTTTGGGAAAGGATCGAAAGAAAGGCTTATTCCATTTGGGGCTAAAGCGCGGTATTTTTTAGATATTTATCTGCGGAAAAGAAAACCTGTTGTGGACAAAGACGAGCATATTTTCATATCGCGGCTCGGCAAAAAACTCTCGCGGGTAGAATTTTGGCGCCAGCTGAAAAATATAGCTAAAAATGCAGGGATTGCCAAAAATATAACTCCACACACTTTAAGACATTCTTTTGCCAGCCATCTTCTCACAGGTGGTGCCGATATACGTTTCGTTCAGGAGATGCTGGGGCACAGTTCGATTTCGACAACACAGATATATACCCATATCGATAACAATAAACTCAAACAGCAACACAAAAAATACCACCCCAGAGGATAA
- the pgsA gene encoding CDP-diacylglycerol--glycerol-3-phosphate 3-phosphatidyltransferase — MNLANKLTITRICLVPLFIVFMELHSFWFSILSLLVFTIASLTDILDGQIARRNNTITSLGIFLDPLADKLLISAAFICFVDIDVLCIPGWMVIAIISREFLITGLRSIAASKNVIIPADKAGKFKTTSQIVAIILVLLILIVHEYFLKYYGITPQLIATFDNGSYRTLAIIIGKMPYWVTLATTVMTIYSGAHYILKHRWLLKDNA; from the coding sequence ATGAATTTAGCTAATAAACTTACAATAACTAGAATTTGTCTGGTGCCGTTATTTATCGTCTTTATGGAACTTCACTCTTTTTGGTTCAGCATCCTCTCACTGTTGGTTTTCACCATAGCTTCTCTTACAGATATACTTGACGGACAGATAGCAAGAAGAAATAACACAATTACATCGCTTGGCATTTTTTTAGACCCTCTTGCTGATAAACTTTTGATTTCGGCCGCTTTTATATGTTTTGTGGATATTGATGTTTTGTGTATCCCTGGATGGATGGTAATAGCGATTATTTCAAGAGAATTTTTGATAACGGGACTGCGTTCCATCGCCGCTTCAAAAAACGTAATAATACCGGCCGATAAAGCCGGAAAGTTTAAAACGACTTCGCAAATAGTGGCAATAATACTTGTTTTACTGATACTTATAGTTCATGAATATTTCCTGAAATATTACGGAATCACTCCGCAGCTTATAGCCACTTTTGACAATGGTTCGTACCGTACTCTTGCCATTATTATCGGAAAAATGCCTTACTGGGTGACGCTTGCCACAACTGTAATGACGATTTATTCCGGAGCGCACTACATACTTAAACACAGATGGCTTTTAAAAGACAATGCATAA
- a CDS encoding outer membrane lipoprotein carrier protein LolA, which produces MIKRINIFAFAALFVFSMNIFAQDNEAKLNDILSKIEAADKKVNTAEISYSQEIFYSSTKEKQNITGNLKYKKPDTIFIVQKTPQEQRIYIEGKKITIYTPENAQAVIDNWKDVINGDFTVASMVNFGSSWKTIKKDNSVSYVGEDDKNYIIEITPAKKSDWNMQLHIDKTSFLASKAVVTAAGLAVTVNISEYKINQKFKKDIFKFKHSEGVEVIELN; this is translated from the coding sequence ATGATTAAAAGAATAAACATTTTTGCGTTTGCGGCATTATTTGTTTTTTCGATGAATATTTTTGCACAGGACAACGAAGCCAAATTAAACGATATTCTTTCCAAAATTGAGGCCGCAGATAAAAAAGTCAATACAGCCGAAATATCATATTCGCAGGAAATTTTTTATTCTTCTACAAAAGAAAAACAAAATATTACTGGAAATTTAAAGTATAAAAAACCCGACACTATTTTTATAGTCCAGAAAACCCCTCAGGAACAGAGAATATACATTGAAGGAAAAAAGATTACGATTTATACCCCAGAAAATGCGCAGGCGGTCATAGACAATTGGAAAGACGTCATCAATGGAGATTTTACCGTCGCTTCAATGGTAAATTTTGGAAGCAGTTGGAAAACGATTAAAAAAGACAATTCCGTAAGTTATGTGGGCGAAGACGATAAAAATTATATTATTGAAATTACTCCAGCAAAAAAGAGTGATTGGAATATGCAGCTTCACATAGACAAAACCAGCTTTCTTGCATCAAAAGCTGTTGTTACAGCAGCAGGACTTGCGGTGACAGTAAATATTTCGGAATATAAAATAAATCAGAAATTTAAAAAAGATATTTTTAAATTTAAGCATTCTGAAGGAGTGGAAGTTATAGAACTTAATTAG
- the rimO gene encoding 30S ribosomal protein S12 methylthiotransferase RimO has translation MRKAIAVVALGCSKNTVEAEYLLGNLQNKGFFISGNVQEADIVIIHTCSFIQDAREESEKYINDVLRLKDKKDVKVYVSGCLPQLLKEEIMERFPSIDGYVGTGTLDRLPILILNGKPVNQAAAGGFNDSNYRSLSSSLPSAYLKIAEGCNHGCSFCIIPNLRGKYTSRTIESLYSETRSLVSTGIRELILTAQDTTSYGSDIYNAFALDKLLSKIANIKGLRWIRLMYAYPSAITDSLLDVFKEYKNICSYMDIPIQHISKNILYSMRRPLNTGKIIEKIKNKLPDMVLRTSIIAGFPGETEADIRELIDFIRQGYFQYVGVFEYSDEKDAPSSKFKNHISSATTKKRRIEIEKVQYEVFKSKMEFLKNSETEFFAENCVIKGKKYLIGGRCIFQSPEVDGTTLIMSDKVFDVGKFYKIVIKDNDGYNIKAEIRSPVMLQKR, from the coding sequence ATGAGAAAAGCCATTGCCGTAGTAGCTCTTGGCTGCTCTAAAAATACCGTTGAAGCCGAATATCTTCTAGGAAATTTGCAAAATAAAGGTTTTTTTATAAGCGGAAATGTTCAGGAAGCCGATATAGTCATAATACATACATGTTCTTTTATTCAAGATGCAAGGGAAGAATCGGAAAAATACATAAACGACGTTCTTCGTTTAAAGGATAAAAAAGACGTAAAAGTTTATGTTTCAGGCTGTTTGCCTCAGCTTCTTAAGGAAGAAATAATGGAAAGATTTCCCTCAATAGACGGATATGTCGGAACAGGAACTTTGGATAGGCTTCCCATTTTAATTTTAAATGGAAAACCCGTCAATCAGGCTGCCGCAGGGGGTTTTAACGATTCGAATTACAGATCTCTTTCTTCCTCTTTACCTTCGGCTTATTTAAAAATAGCCGAAGGCTGTAATCACGGCTGCAGCTTCTGCATAATTCCAAATCTGAGAGGAAAATATACAAGCCGCACGATAGAATCGCTTTATAGCGAAACGCGTTCTTTGGTCAGTACTGGCATCAGAGAACTTATTTTGACCGCCCAAGACACTACTTCTTACGGTTCAGACATATATAATGCTTTTGCACTGGATAAGCTTCTTTCAAAAATTGCAAATATCAAAGGTCTCAGATGGATAAGGTTGATGTACGCTTATCCTTCTGCCATAACGGATTCTTTGCTTGATGTTTTCAAAGAGTATAAAAATATTTGCAGTTATATGGATATACCGATACAGCATATAAGTAAAAACATTCTTTATTCAATGAGAAGGCCTTTGAATACCGGAAAAATAATTGAAAAAATTAAAAATAAACTTCCGGATATGGTGTTAAGAACTTCCATTATAGCAGGATTTCCCGGTGAAACAGAAGCCGACATACGCGAACTTATTGATTTTATAAGACAAGGATATTTTCAATATGTGGGAGTATTTGAATATTCTGATGAAAAAGATGCGCCTTCTTCAAAGTTTAAAAATCATATAAGTTCTGCAACAACTAAAAAGAGAAGGATTGAAATAGAAAAAGTGCAGTACGAAGTTTTTAAATCGAAAATGGAGTTTTTAAAAAATTCTGAAACGGAATTTTTTGCCGAAAACTGTGTTATAAAAGGCAAAAAATATCTGATCGGCGGAAGATGTATATTTCAGTCTCCAGAAGTTGACGGAACTACTTTAATAATGTCTGATAAAGTTTTTGATGTAGGTAAATTTTATAAAATTGTCATTAAAGATAATGATGGTTACAATATAAAAGCGGAGATTCGCAGCCCTGTTATGCTGCAAAAAAGATAA